The genomic segment CGCTTCCGCGCGCTGCCGCCGCTGGGCCGCGTGTTCGTGGATGAGCGGCTGCGCGACTACACCGTGCCGTTCACGCAGCGCTCGGCCAGCAAGGCGCTGCGCACCATCCCGCGCGGGTCGCGGCTGCCGCTGCCGGATGGCGAGACCGTGCGCTTCTTTCTGTGGTGGAAGGAGGGGATGGTGAACGGCCAGCCGACCGGCCGGGTGGACATCGACCTCTCGGCGGTGCTCTACGACCACGGCTGGGGCTACCTGGAGCACATCTCGTATACCAACCTGCGCTCGCAGAAGTACCGCGCCGCGCACAGCGGCGACATCGTGACCGCGCCGAACGGCGCGTGCGAGTTCATCGATATCGACATCGCATCGGCGCTGCGCTACGGCGGGCGCTACGTGGTGATGTCGGTCAACGCCTTCACCGATCAGCCGTTCTGCAACCTGCCCGAGTGCTTCGGCGGCTGGATGATGCGCAGCGACCCCGGCTCGGGCGAGCCGTTCGAGCCGACCACCGTGCAGGACAAGCTGGACCTGAGCGCGGATACCCGGATCTGCATCCCCGTGATCATCGACCTGCACGAGCGCCGCGTGGTGTGGGCCGACCTGGCGCTGCGCCGCGACCCAAGCTGGAACAACAACATCGAGGGCAACGCCAAGGGCACCCTGATCATGGGCCAGGCCATGACCACGCTGGCCAAGCCCGATCTGCACACGCTGTTCTCGCTGCACGCCGAGGCGCGCGGCACGCCCGCCCTGCGCGAGCAGGCCGATGTGGTGTTCGCCCCCGACGGCACGGTGACGCCGTTCGACATCGGCCTGATCCTGGCCGAGTACCTATAGGCCAAGAAGATCGCGCAGCCCGCCCTTCAGGCTGCGGGCTGCGCGGCGGGCCGCTACTCGCCGAAGCGGCTGTTGGGCACGCCCAGCGAGAAATGGGCGTGGACCATGCGCCAGCCGCCCGCGCCGCGCTCGAACACCGCCGTGAGCCGGAACGATACCAGCCGCCCATCGGGCAGACGCCAGCTGGCGCGGTCGGTCAGCCAGCCCATGTCGCCGCTGCGAAATGCGCTGGGCTGGCTGGACTCGATCGGCATGCTGCCGCGTCGGCTCCAGGCCTCGCCCCAGGTACGGGCGATCTGCTCGCCGCCCTCCCACCACTCCTCGCCGTCGGTGCCGATCAGCAGCGCGTCGGGGGATGCCGAGACAAACTCGGGCAGAAAGGCTGCCTCGCCCTGGGCCGAGGCCGCATAGTAGCGCTGGATGAGCGCGCATAGCTCGGGTGCTGGTTCCATATTTCTCCTCGGTTTCGCCATTAATGACAGCACAGCATGTAGCGCAGATCGGGCCAGCGCGCAAGCGCAGCCCTTCTCCAAATGGGCGTGCTACCCTCCGCATAGCTTCCCTAACGGCAATCAACCAGCCATCATGGGCTATTCGTAGCGCAGCTGCGGCCAGCCGCCCGCTCCGAACATATGGGTAGGCCACCCATCGCCGTACGAGCAGATATAAAAAGAGCAGCTGGCAATAAATTATGCTATAGTTGAGAGAGCTAAATTATTCTTACTCTTCTGTGTCACTCGAAGAAAGCCCGATAATGATCCAGCCTCCATCTCACCCAGATGAGCAGAACCGCCTCGCGACGCTCCACAGCTACAATATCCTCGACACGCTCCCCGAGTCCACCTTCGACGACCTCACGCGGCTGGCCGCCTATATCTGCGGCACGCCGATCGCCATGATCTCGCTGATCGACGACAACCGCCAGTGGTTCAAATCGACCCAGGGCCTCGACCTCGCAGAGACCTCGCGCGACGAGGCGTTCTGCTCGTACACTATCCTGGGCGACACCCCCATGGTGGTGCCCGACGCCCAGCAGGACGCGCGCTTCGTCGACAACCCGCTGGTGACCGGCGACATCGGCGTGCGCTTCTACGCCGGAGCGCCGCTGGTAGCGCCCGACGGCCAGCAGCTCGGCGCATTGTGCGTGCTGGACAAGGACGCGCGGCAGCTCAGCCCCGAGCAGCTCGACGCGCTCACCGTGCTCAGCCACCAGGTGATGATGCAGATCGAGCTTCGCCAGAAGGCCGAGGAGCTTGAGCGCAACATCGCCGTGCTCCACTCCACGCTCGACGCCATGAGCGACGGCGTGATGGTGGTGGATAACGGCAAGCGCATCACCCACCTCAACAACGCGTTCATTAAGCTGTGGAAGATCCCTACCGAGATCGCCAACGCGGGCGATCGCTCCGGCCTGCTGCGCTGGGTGGTGGATCAGTTCGACGATGCCCAGGAGTTCGTGCGCGCCGCCAACGCCGTCTACGACGACCCCGAGGCCTCCACCGAGGAGATGCTCTACCCCAAAGATGGCCGCGTCATCCTGCGCTACAGCCACCCCCAGCGCTACGGCGACGAGATCCTGGGGCGCGTGGTGGGCTTCCGCGATATCACCGTGCGGGTGCGGGCCGAGGCCGCGCAGCTGCGCATGCGCGAGGAGATCATCGCGGCGCAGAACGCGGCGCTGGCCGAGCTGTCGACCCCGCTCATCCCGCTGAGCGACCAGGCCGTGATGATGCCGCTGATCGGCACGCTGGACTCGCGCCGCGCGCAGCAGGTGGTGGACACGCTGCTGGACGGCGTGGCGACCCACCACGCCGAGATCGCCATCCTCGACATCACCGGCGTGCAGGTGGTAGACACCCAGGTGGCCCAGGCGCTGGCCCGCGCGGCCCAGGCCGTGCAGCTGCTGGGCGCGCGCGTGGTCGTCACCGGCATCCGCCCCGAGGTGGCCCAGACACTGGTGAGCCTGCAGGTGGATTTCGGCACCACCATCACGCGCGGCACCCTGCAGGAGGGCATCCGCTACGTGCTGACCCGCACGGAGTAGCCCGCCCGCGCCAGCGCGCCAGCCGGGGCACCACCCTGGCTGGCGCGCTTTTGATTCTGGGGGATCCTTTTACCGCCAAGACTCCAAGACGCCAAGGGAGCAAAGAACCGATTCACCACGGAGACGCGAAGGGGCAAAAGAGAA from the Chloroflexia bacterium SDU3-3 genome contains:
- a CDS encoding nuclear transport factor 2 family protein, with the protein product MAKPRRNMEPAPELCALIQRYYAASAQGEAAFLPEFVSASPDALLIGTDGEEWWEGGEQIARTWGEAWSRRGSMPIESSQPSAFRSGDMGWLTDRASWRLPDGRLVSFRLTAVFERGAGGWRMVHAHFSLGVPNSRFGE